The Infirmifilum lucidum DNA segment ATGCCGTTCCACTCCGGGGGCAAATGAGAGGCAGTGATGTAGGCAACATGGTAGTTTAAGTGCTTCGAGGCGTAAATCGCCATCCCAATAGGCCCTGCCCCAGAGTCCACGACGTCTGAACCCGCTCCCGCAAGACCGCTTGCAAGGGCTCTCGCCAGTACTGGAGAGCTAAACCTAGTGTCGTGGCAGACACAGTAGTCCCCGTGCTCAAAGTTTGAGAGAGCACCGCCAATTACAGCAACAACGTCAGGCGTGAGATCCTTGCCGTACACCCCTCTAATGTCGTAAGCTCTGAATATGTTCGCGGGAAGCACCACACTCAGAACTTCCCCGCCTGTTTAATAACCATTTCCGTGCTACAGCAGTTGCCCGTGTTCCTACTTAGAGTGCGTGCCATAGCTAGACCCTAATCGAAATACCTATATAGAGAACTGTGGATTCCACAAGGGGCAGTATGAAGTTCCGCTTAATGGATCTCTTGGCATGCCCATACGACAAGCACTTCCCCCTCGAGCTCTACGTTATAGAGAAAGTCCGGTACGAGAGAACCTTTACATTCAAGACGAAGCCTGCCTGCGAACTCTACTGTGCATTTAGAGGGGTGCGTGTCGAGGAGCTTAAGGACAACGATCCCGGCTGCGATGAGTGCATAAAGTTCGAGGTAAAGACCGGAATACTCTACTGTCCAGAGTGCGGTAGGTGGTGGCCGATTAAAGACGAGATACCGATAATTCTTCCAGATAATCTGAGGAAGAGGGAGAGCGACCTAAGGTTTCTGGAGAGCGTGAAAGACAAGATACCGGAGAAGATAGTGAAAGAGGGTAAGCCCTGGAGCCTCTCGCCGGCCTAGTCGTGCGTGAATACATAGAGGCCGGGTTCTTCCACCCTGACGAAACCTATCCTCACGAACTGGATTCTATCCTCCCTTTTGAGCTCCCGCGTTGCAGGCTCCCCGAAACCTCTCACGGTGAGTATGCTGTTGCCCTCAACTTTAAGGATGCGCCCCGGGAAGTTGTCCTCCTTGGGAACCCACTGGACTATCTGCAACTCATGTTCTTTCGCGTATCCAACATCATTGTTAATGAATTCCAGAGCTACACCGTTGTCGAGTACTCTGAAGTTTCCAAGCCCCATCAACCTGACTTCCCCTCTCCCCACAACAGCATCACTCTCTATCAGGACGTGGCGCGTTTTGACGTGTATTCTGCGCCTGCCGCGCTCGGGATACGAGGGGTGTACTATGACCTCCGCGGTTATGGGGGGCTCCAGCCCTACAAGCTCAACCTCGCGGACAGGCTCTCTAACAAACATGTACCTGTTCGAGACGGGCTCGAGGTACTTCTTGTTCATAGCGTGGATCTTCTCAATGCTTATAGTTGCCGTCGAGGGTTTGATCCCCACCTCGAACACCATATCCCATATTGTCTGGGGCAGTATCCCCCGGCGTCTGAGCGCCCTCAGTGTTCCAAGCCTTAAATCGTCCCAGCCATCGTAGAGTCCCTTCTCAATGCCCCTCCTAATGACAGATTTGCTGAGAACCATCCCCTCTAGATTTAGTCTCCCGAAGTGAATACCAACGGGCGGCTTCCATCCGAAGTGCCTGTAGATGTACTCTTGTTTCAGAGTGTTCACTGCATGCTCCTCGCCTCTTAGTATATGCGTCACTCCCATGAGGTGGTCGTCTATCGCGCAGGCAAAGTTGTACGTAGGCCATACTATGTACTTGTCGCCGACCAACGGGTGAGGGTACCTCTTCGTGTCTATAATCCGGAAAGCTATCCAGTCTCTGACGGACGGGTTGGGATGTGCGGGATCTGTTTTGATCCTAAGCACGGCCCCCTCTTCGCTATACTCTCCGCTAAGCATTTTCTCCCATCTCTCGAGGTGCTCCTCAGTGGGTAGCTTCGAGCAGGGGTCTGGTATCCCGGCATCGCGGAACTTCTTTATCTCGTCTCTAGAGTGCGTGCACATGTACGCTCCTCCTACTTCTATT contains these protein-coding regions:
- a CDS encoding Trm112 family protein; the protein is MKFRLMDLLACPYDKHFPLELYVIEKVRYERTFTFKTKPACELYCAFRGVRVEELKDNDPGCDECIKFEVKTGILYCPECGRWWPIKDEIPIILPDNLRKRESDLRFLESVKDKIPEKIVKEGKPWSLSPA
- a CDS encoding glutamate--tRNA ligase produces the protein MEVDVYRIALKYALANAVKYGGKADAKAVAGKVFAEVPELRARARDILVVVNDVVQKVNSMSLDEQEKMLNEIWPEALTRERKEESKRLPPLPGAEEVGGVVVTRFAPNPDFVLHLGSARPAILSYYYAKVMYKGRFILRFEDTDPKTKRPMLEAYDLIREDLKWLGLTWDEEYVQSQRMEIYYDHARKLIEVGGAYMCTHSRDEIKKFRDAGIPDPCSKLPTEEHLERWEKMLSGEYSEEGAVLRIKTDPAHPNPSVRDWIAFRIIDTKRYPHPLVGDKYIVWPTYNFACAIDDHLMGVTHILRGEEHAVNTLKQEYIYRHFGWKPPVGIHFGRLNLEGMVLSKSVIRRGIEKGLYDGWDDLRLGTLRALRRRGILPQTIWDMVFEVGIKPSTATISIEKIHAMNKKYLEPVSNRYMFVREPVREVELVGLEPPITAEVIVHPSYPERGRRRIHVKTRHVLIESDAVVGRGEVRLMGLGNFRVLDNGVALEFINNDVGYAKEHELQIVQWVPKEDNFPGRILKVEGNSILTVRGFGEPATRELKREDRIQFVRIGFVRVEEPGLYVFTHD